A genomic stretch from Candidatus Palauibacter australiensis includes:
- a CDS encoding acyl carrier protein: MDNAARVREIIAQELGVEQEKVVDDANFVDDLGADSLDTVELVMAFEEEFGIEIPDEDAERMQTVEEAIAYLNEKV, encoded by the coding sequence ATGGACAACGCGGCACGCGTGCGGGAGATCATCGCGCAGGAACTCGGCGTGGAGCAGGAGAAGGTGGTGGACGACGCGAACTTCGTCGATGATCTGGGCGCCGACTCGCTCGATACCGTCGAACTCGTGATGGCCTTCGAGGAGGAGTTCGGGATCGAGATCCCGGATGAGGACGCGGAGAGGATGCAGACCGTCGAGGAGGCCATCGCGTATCTGAACGAGAAGGTCTAG